The DNA sequence GAACAACCGGCTGGGGGCACGGTATGGAGTGGGGGACGTTGGTCGCCACACTGGGCGGCGGTCTGATTGCGATGGCGGGGACGGTGCTGGCCGACCGCTTGCGCACCCGCCAGGAACACCGCCGCGGTCTTCAGGCGCGCCGCCGGGACGTGTACACGGAGTTCATTGCGGCAGCGGGCGCGGCCCATACCGAACTGCGCCGCCTCGCCCAGCACGGAGCCGAGGCGACTGGCCTGGAGGAAGCAAGCCGGCTGGCGCTGACGGACGCCCGCATCTACGAGGTGCGCGAGCGCCTTTTCCTCGATGCCAGCGCCCGGATCGCGGCTGCGGGCCAGAGGATGTTCGAATGTCTGCGTGCCCTGCGGCGGACGGTCGCCGCGGGCGCCAGCATCTCGACCCCTGCCTTCCACGACATCTACCACCCCTACCTGGAAGCCGTCTGGGCCTACCGTCAGGCCGTCCGCAACGAGCTCGAGGGCCATGCCCTCGCCCCGGCCGACTTCGGCTGGTCCGTGTGGGATGGCCGCGAGCGCTGCGCGCAGTGCGGGGGACGCCCGGCGGTCACGGCGTCCGGGTCGGGGGCGGGAACCGTTCGGCATGATCGTGCGTGAGTTCTTGATGGGCAGTCGGCTGGTGGAGGGGAATCTGATGACGTCGCGGGCGATGGTGAGCGTGGCAGCGGTATCGGCATGCGTGGCGCTGCTGACGTGCGGGTGTGGTCCGGACGAAGCAAAGGAGGACGCCGGCGCGAAGCCGTCGCTGCCGTCCGCGTCCACACCTGCGAACGTACCCTCGGGCACGCCGTCGGCCTCCGCCGCAACCGGGCAGCCTTCGGCCGTTGTGACCGCTGACCTGCCCGCACCCAGAACGAAGGAGCGCGCGATCCAGCGGTACGAGCAGTACCTTCACGGCCTCGGTCGTGAGGACATCGGGACGGTCTGCGAGGTGGCAGGGCCAGGAGCGAAGAAGGCAGAGGATCAGGGGTTCGGTCCGTGTACGACGACGTACGCGATCGTGTTCCAGATGATTTCACCCGAGCAGAAGAAGGCCCTGCAAACCGCGACGGTCGATCCGCAGCGTGTTCAGGTGCGCACGCTCGACTCGATCGAAATGCCGCTCGAAGCGGTCAGGTCCTCCGCCACCTTCTCCGAGGAAGACCTCGGCAGCTACGTGCTCGAATATCTCAAGGACGACTACTACATCACCGACGGGAAGTAACTCTCCAGCGGCGGAGACCCGCTGGAGATTCCAGGCTGCCGAGGCCGAATGGCCGGCGCCCGGTCCGGCCGGTGATCACGCCGGCAGGGCCCACGGGGTGCTGGAACAGGCCGGGGAAGGCTGGCTGCGCGCCGTCGTGATGCGCGGAGCCGGCCGGGCTGGTTCTCCTACCCACGGCTGGGACGTCAGGAGCCGGAAAGTGCGCGGCAGTCGGTACCACGCGCGTTCGTACGCTCGTTCTTTGACCTCATGTCGCTGCGGAGTGCTTGCCGGTGGGGAAAATGCGGTGCGTGCTGGAACCAAGCTGGTCAGACTCGCTGACATGACCGAGAAGATCACCCGCATCAACCCCGAGCAGCTGCATGAGACGCCCGGCTACCACCACATCACCGTGGTGGAGGCAGGCCGTACCGCCTATCTGGCGGGTCAGTGCCCGCTTGATCCGAATGGTGACCTCGTCGGTTCCGGTTCCCTCGAGACGCAGGTCGACCAGGTCGTCGCGAACGCGATCACTGCCCTGGCAGCGGTGAGTGCCCAGCCTGAACATGTGGTGAGGTCAGTGATCTACGTGCGAAGCAATGAGAGGGACATTCTCGGAGCCGCATGGCGTGGGCTCACCGAGTCTGCCCTGGGTCCGGCATTCACCACCGCCAGCACGCTCTTGGGCGTCACCCAGCTGGGCTTTGCGGGACAGCTCGTCGAGGTGGACCTCACCGTAGCGCTGCCTGACTGACTTCGAACGGTGTGTCGAACTAGGGCGTGTTGTGAAAGTGGATCAAGGAAGTGGGCAATCACGTGTCGCGGAGCCGGGTCGACTGACATACTCCGCGCCGTGACGATTCACCACAGCTCCGGCCCGACACTGACCATTGACGAGCGCGACATCGAGCTCGACGACCGACTGACCGAGGAACTCATCGCCTTCAACACGGCCGCCACCGGCGTGTCTGACCGCGGTACGTTCTCGGCCAAGGTCACCGATGAAGCGGGTGAACTGGTCGCCGGGCTAACCGCATGGACCTGGGGCACTCTGTGCGGCATCGAGCTGCTGTGGGTTCGCGACGACAGCCGCAAGGACGGCTGGGGCAGCACGATCCTGCGGGCAGCAGAGACGGAGGCACAGCGACGCGGTTGCGATCGCGTCGCCGTCTCCACTTTCACGTTCCAGGCCCCCGGTTTCTACCAGCGCCACGGCTATGTCGAGACCGGTCGGATCCCGGGCATCCCTGGAGGCCACGCGGACGTGCACCTGCTCAAGTCGCTGACCGGCTCGGCACCCTCGCGCCAGTTCTAGACGTACTGGGCACAGCCATTCGGCTTAGGAGTACGGGCAGTCCGGTAGGAATCTGGTCGCGTCCCGGCTGCGCTGACGGTCGAGTACCGCCAGTGCTGTGACCGGGAAGGTTCGTCGGGTTACTTGTGGTGCCGTTTGGAAATGCTTTCCCGGACCAGTGGGGAGGCGGGATGGCGCAACCGGTCCGGCTTCGCCGGCTCACCGGGCAGGAGGGCCGGAAACTCCCGCACATCGTCCGGCGGGGCAGCACGAGTTCGGTTCGGTCCCGGCGGGCGATGATGACCTACGCGTCCTGGGCGGCGTCCTGACCCTTCACGGAAGCTCGGCACCGTTGTTCTGAACCCGTAGACGTGCCACCGGTGGATCCTGTGCTGTCACTGTTCCTCCATCACCCAAGACCCTCCTGTCCCAGCAGAGTACGCAAGTGCCCCCTCAGCGGAACCGGCGAACCTTTCCGGTCACAGCACTGGCGGACACGGGAAACGGCCCCGTCCGGCACCGCCCCTGTGCGGTGTCGGACCGGGCCGTCCGGTCGTGCGTCGGTCCGTCGTCAGCGCTTGGGGCAGGCGGCCTGGGTGACCTTGCCTGCCTTGGCCGTCGACGTGCCGGGGTCCAGGGTCAGGCACTTGCCGGTCCACTGGTTGATGAAGTAGTAGCCGTGTGACTGGCCGTTGCTGTCGGTGTTGGTCGGCATGACGTTCCACAGCTGGCTGCCGGAGAACCACTTGGTCTCGCAGGGCCACCAGAAGAGCTGCGTGCCGTCGCCGGGCGGGGTCCCGTTGTTGTACGGAACGGTCAGGCAGGAGCCGTTGCCCGCCTTGATCCAGTAGTGGCCCTTGCCGTCGTAGTTCGGCTTGGTGGCCGTCCACTGGTGGCTGCTCGGCGCCGGGTTCGCGCAGGCCCGCTGCGTGACCAGGCCGCCGGAGCCGTCGGGGAACTCTTCGCCGCGCACCATGCAGCGGTTGGTGCCGTAGGTGCTGACGTACTGCTTGGCGTCGTTGACGGTCCACACCGCCGGGTCGGGCTCGAAGACGTAGTTGTCGCGGTTGAGCCCGTCGACCACCGACACGGGGGTGAGGCCCGAGTTGTCGGAGAGCTGGTAGTGGTCCACCGCGACGAAGTTCGGGTTGCGGCCGCCCGCGGCGGGCCGGCACGACTTCTCGATCCGGCTCTTGAGCTGGGCGCCGTTGTCGATCTTGGCGTAGGCCTTCGGGTCGAGGTTGTCCGAGCTGAACTGGTTCATGGTGAACAGCGGGGTGAGGCCTGTCGTCCCCGGCATCGGGTTCGTGCTGAGCGGATTGTCGTTCCGCGACTCGCAGCCGAACGGCTGCCCCTTGCCGTAGCTGTACCGGTTCTCCACGGTGTGCGACCAGGTGTTCATCAGGGTGCCGGAGCCGGCGGCCACGTCGCCCCAGCTGTCCTGGAAGATCACCAGGCGCTGGTTGGCGGAGACCATGTCCTTCAGCCGCGGCCAGTTGCTGCTGAAGATGCCCCAGTCGTTCTGGTCGAAGAGCATCTTGCCGGCGCCCTTGGCGTCCAGCAGGTCCGTGATGGTCTTGCTCAGCGTCTCGCGGCTCGCGTAGTTCTCCAGGAAGATCGTCACCACCTCCTGCGGGTTCTTCTGCAGGAAGTTCACGACGGTCAGCAGCGCGGAGTTGAACTGCTCGTAGCACAGGGCCGTTCCGCCGTGGCACAGCTCGACGGGACCGGTGCCCTTGGGGTCGTACGTGTCGAGCATCAGTCCGCGCACCCCGCCCTCGAGCTGCTCCTTGATGCTCTGCGACTGGTTCGGCGGAACCGGCCAGTGCATGTCGGTGTTGGCGTAGGCGTTGTGCGAGGTCACGAACGACCACTGGTGGTAGCGCGCGTTCCCGTACTTGCTGCTCGCCGCCACCGCCCCCGTGGGGGCCGTCAGCACCGAGGCCAGGACGAGGAGCGCGAGCACCGGCAGGGCGAGCAGGCGCAGCAGGCGAGCACGGCGGTCGGCGCCCGGACGGGGCGCGGTACCACTGGTTCTCATTGTGAATTTCCCCTGGTAGAAGCGGCCGCAGGCGTCCGCGGGCACGGTACGGCGGCGACCGGGCGTACGGAAGTCCCCCGCGTCCGGCGTGCAGCCGCACGCGCGAGCGCGGGCGGAGCGGCGACGGACCGGCCCCGGGCGGGGGCTGGTCGGGCTCCTTCCCGGGTCGCCCCAGCCAACCGCGGCCGACCGATCCGGACCAGGCAGTTCCACCGGCAGAAGTACGGTCCGGCATACTTTTGCCGGACGAAAGGACCGGCGGACCGGCCGGTCCGCGCAGCACCGGGGGACAAGCGGGCATGGGGACGGACACACCGGCCACCGGCGGGTTCGGCGAGCACCTGCTCCGCCTGCGCATGGACGCCGATCAGAGCCAGGAGGAGCTGGCGCACGCCGCGGGGGTGAGCGTGCGGGCCCTGTCGAACATGGAGCGCGGCCGGTCCCGGGGGCCGCAGCGGCGCACCGTGGCGGCCCTGGCCGCGGCGCTGGGGCTGGACGCGACCGGCACCGAGGAACTGGAACGGGCCGCCCGCCGGGGACGGCCCCGCGCGCGTCGGGCCGGGGGTGAGCCGGCAGCCGGCTCGTACGCGGACACCGGCCCGGCGGGGGAGGCCGATGGGAAGCCGGCTGTCGGGCCTTCCGAAGGCGCGGGCCCGGCGGGCGCCACCGCCCCGGACCCCGCCCCGGACCCCTCCTTCCGCCACACCCTCGCGCTCCCGCGCGACCTGCGCGACTTCACCGCACGCGGGCCCGCCCTGGCGCGGCTGGCGGCCCTGGCCGAGGAGTGCGACCCCGACCGTCCGCCGGTGGCGGTGGTCTGCGGGCAGCCCGGCCTGGGCAAGACCGCCTTCGCCGTGCACGCCGCCCACACCCTGGCACCCCACTTTCCCGACGGGCAGTTCCACCTCGACCTACACGGCATGGACCTGCAACCCACCCCGGTCGCCTCGACACCCTGAAGGCCGGGTCACTCGAGGTCCGGGCCGCCTTCGCCCTCTCCTACCGGCAACTGAGCCCGCAGGCACGGACCGTCTTTCGGCGCTCCTGCCTGGCCGACGGCCCTGACTTCAGCCCCCAGACCGCCGCCCTGCTGACCGACCTGCCCACCCGCAGGGCCGCCCGGCATGCCGAGGACCTGGTCGACGCCGGCCTCCTGCAGTCCCACCCCACCGCTGACCGCTACCGCTACCACGACCTCCTGCGCCTGTTCGCCGCCGAGCAGTTGGCCGAGGAAGACGGGCCCGAAGAGATCGCAGCCGCCGAGGACCGGGCTGCCCGCTGGACGCTGCGCCGGGCCACCGCCGCCGCCCTGCACTTCGAGGCCGAGTACGGGTCGGCCGCCGACCAGGGTGACGCGGAAGGCGACCCCGACCCGGCCACCGCGCCGGTCGGCCGCGACCGGGCCCGGGCCTGGCTGGAGGAGGAACGGGCCCAGTGGCTCGGGGCCCTGCGCCACGCCCAGTCGACCGGCCGTCACCGGCAGGTCGTCGACGCGGCGGAGGCGATGCACTGGTTCTCCGACGCCACCATGGACTGGGAGCTGTGGGCCGAGGTGTTCCGGCGGGCCGCCGACTCCGCCCGGGCGCTGGGCAGCACCCGTGAGGTGGCCGTGCAGCTGAACTACCTCGCCTGGGCCCGCAACATGTGCGTCTTCGACTACGTCGGAGCGCTGGCTGCCGCGGACACCGCTCTGGAGGCGGCCCGGGAGGCGGGCGACGAGCTCCAGGTGGGCTGGGCTCTGGGGTACGGCGCGGGGGCGCTCCAACGGCTCGGCCGGATCGGGGAGGCCGTCACCCGTCTGAGGTTGTCGGTCGCCCAGTTCGCCGGGCTGTCCTGTGGCGAGAGCAGGCTGGCCGAACTCACCGCCCTCAACGCGCTGGGCCAGGTCCTGCGCCTGGACGGCCGGCCCGAGGAAGCACTGGCCATCCACCGCCGCAGCGAGACGCTCTGCCGGGCGGGCATCCCGGGGCGGCCGACCGCAGTGAGCAATTCCTACCTGGCCCTGGTCAGCCAGAACGTCGGCAACGACCTGGCCGCGCTCGGCCGGTGGAGCGAGGCGGAAGCCCCGCTGCGTGAGGTGCTGACCCTTCGTGCGGCGAACCCGATGTCCTTCTGGAGCGAGACCGCCCGGCTCGAGCTGGGCGTCGTCCTGCGTCACCTCGGCCGGCACGAGGAGGCCCGGGAAACCCTGAAGGCCGCCCACGAAGCTCTGGTCCGGCTGAACCACCCCCGGCAGCTCGAAGCCGCCGCCGAGCTCAGCACCCTGGAATCCGCCGCCAGCACCGCTTGAAGAGTGTTTTGTTCCATGGGGGTATGGAGCGGGTATGGAGAACGCCTTGTGGACAGACTCTCGGTCGACTTCCGTGCAACCATTTGGCCGCTCGTGGGTCTCAGCCGGTGAGGTGCATGGTGCGCCTGATGTTTCCGGGAGGAATGTCCGTGCCTCTGGCCCGTTCGAAGCGAGGGTGGCTCGCCGCCGCCGTCACCACTGTTCTTGCCGTCACGCTCGGTGCGACCACGCTGACCGCCCCCGCGTACGCCGCTCCGTTCGCGGGCGGGGCACGCGCGGCGGACGCGACGACGACCGCGGACCCGATCGCGTACCCCAAGAGCAGCGAGCTCGTCGGGGCCGGTGTGACCGGCTTTCTGACGACTTCCCCGACCGGCGTCACGGCCTTCCGGCGCTATACGGGCGGCATCGCTCAGGGGTACGGCGGCACCGTGTACCTGCGGTCGACGCCGACGACCGACTTCCAGGTCTTCAAGGGCGGGTACATGATCACGCAGCGGAACCTGGCGACGAACCGTGACTTTGTCGTCGCCGTCGGTTCCCTGCCGGGTGACGCGAGTTGGGCTGGGGCGGCGGGTGACGCCGTCTTCACGACCGTGGTGACCGAGGCGGGCACTGTGCTGCGCAAGCACGTCCGCGAGGCCCCCACCGTGACGGTCACCGGGCTTCCCGCCGACGCGGCCTCCGTCATGGTCACGCCCGCTACGCACGCTCACGCCAAGGTCACCTTCACGCAGAACTCGCTGGCCAAGTGGGGTCTGCTCGACCTGGCCACCGGCGTCTTCACCCCCGGTGCCCACGTGCCCGGCGTGCAGGCGGTCTCCGCGACCCACACCGCCTGGTCCACCGCCGCACCGACGGATCAGGGCCCCCGGGTCTTCGTTGCGGACCGCACCACCGGAGCCGTGCAGGAGGCCCCGGTGCCCCCGGCGCCGTCGTCCGGTCTTCTCCAGGTCGGCTTGGTCGGCGACTGGGTCGTGTACGGGCAGAAGGGCGGCATGGGCCTTGCCCAGCCCAGCGTCCACCACGCCATTACGGCCTACAACCTCACGACCAAGGCGATGGTCAAGGTGCTCGACCACGCCTACGAGCTCACGTCGGCCCCCGACGGCAGCCTGTACGCGCGCGGCGGCCTTGTCGGCCGGGGCGAGGGCATGTACCGGATCGCGTCCGGCGGCGACACCCTGAAGGCCGAGCTGGTTGCGGCGACCGGCGAGCCCACCGAGGTCGCCGCCACGGCCTCCGCCGTGCCCCCGGCGGTCCTTGACCTCGACCAGGTCAACGGGTTCACCTTCGAGTGGACGCTGTCCCGTGAGGTGAGCAACCCGAAGATGACCGTCCGCCATGTGCGAACCGGGAAGACCCACACGCTGACCGTGCGACCCGGCACCACCACGACCACTACGCCCGTGTTTGCCTGGGTCGACAACAACTGGGACGAGGACGTCCCCAACGGCGAGTTCACGTGGGAGATGACCGGCGAGCCGGCCAACGGCATCGGCCCGGCCATCACGGCCCACGGCACGTTCAAGGTCGTCCGCAAGGTCCAGCCGCACGATTTCAACGACAACGGCAGCCCCGACCTGCTCAGCCGCGACTCCGCCGGCCGCCTGTGGCGCACCGATCTCTTCTACCGCCCGATCGACATGCAGCGCGGCATCCACGAGGCCGGGGCCAGGACCCTCGTGGGTTCGGGCTGGGGCATCTACGACCGGATCGAGGCCGCCGGCAACCTGGGCGGCACGCCGGTCGGCGACCTCCTGGCCCGCGACAAGTCCGGCGTGCTCTGGCTGTACCAGGGCAAGGGCACCGGCGACTTCGCCACCCGGGTCCAGGTCGGCGGCGGCTGGCAGATCTACGACAAGATCACGTCTGGCAGCGACCTGACCAACGACGGCCGCGCGGACGCGCTCGCCGTCGACAAGTCCGGCGGGCTCTGGCTCTACACCGGCACCGGCAGCGCCACGAAGCCGTTCCTTCCCCGCAAGAAGATCGGTACCAGCTGGGGGATCTACAACGACGTCACGGCCGTCGGCAACACGGCGGGCGGCACCGCGGGTGATCTCGTTGCCCGCGACAAGGATGGTGTCCTCTGGCTCTACCTGGGCAAGGGTGACGGCACGTTGGCGCCCCGCACGAAGATCGGCGGCGGCTGGAACGCGTTCCGTCCGCTGATCGCCGCTGGTGACGCGGACGGCGACGGGCGCCCGGACCTCATGGGTCTCGGCGTGACGTCCCAGACGCCGAAGTTGTACAAGAGCACCGGCTCCTGGAAGGCCCCGTTCCGGACCGGCGAGACCATGTTCCTGAAGCAGGTCGACGAGAACACATCCGACCTCGTGTTCTGACCCTCCCTGCACGCGCGAAGGGGAGGCCGCCGAGACAACCGGCCCTCCCCTTCCAGGAGTAGTCGGTGCTGTACGGGTGGCCGCCTTCGGGTTCACCGGCGTACACGCTCGGGCTGTAGGGGACGTAACGGCCCAGCCAGTCGGCGAGGTCGAGGAGGGCAGCGGTCCATCGCCGTCGTACGGGGCGGGGCTCACGGACACCAGGACCTGCCGCTCTGGCTCGCCCGTGCCTCCACCGTGTAGCCCTGCTCCCCCTCGAATGCCCAGGAGACGGCGAGATGGGAGGCTGCGCCGTCGATCTGCTTGGTGAAGCAGAGTCCGATCCGTTCGCGGTCCGGGTCGTCGCGCGAGGCGGGCTGGTTCGGCTCGGGCGGTGCTGGCTGCCATCCGTTGCGGGTGGCGGCCGCCTGGTAGTAGGCGACGACGTCTGCTCGGCGGGCGGGCTCGGCGTACTCCCGGCCGACGTACGCGAAGCGGTCGTCGTCGTCACAGCCTGAGTAAGACTCATCGCCGGCCTGTGCTCCTTGCGGGGTACCGAGCGTCCGGACCTGGTCAGCCATCGGGTCCTGCAGTGCCGCGTCCGCGGCGGTGCAGCCGTAGATCCCGCCAGTGAGGGCCCACCATCCACCCATGACTGTGAGTGCGCCGATGACCAGTCCGCCCGCAACTACGGACGCTCCCACCCGAAGATCGTTCACGGGCGCGAGCGTACTGGCCGGCAGCGGCGGGGAGTACCCGGGCACCCGCACATTGAGCGATGGTAGTTGGGGGAGTGGTGGCGGGGTTCGGGCGTCTGGCCTTGCAGGCGAGCTTGTCGTCTACAGAGCCACCAAGTGTTCGGCTACGGCCGGGAAGCGGGGGTGCATCTGGCGGTCTCCGACCGTGACGAGCGCGGACAGGAGAGGGTTCACCTCTGCGGCCGTCTTCGTCGACCAGCCACAGGAGGACGCACGGGCCGTCGGCGTGAAGGCGGGGAAGGGCCGGCAGACGCTTGTGGATCTGAGGCTAGGTTGTGGTGGAGGCGGCCCGGGCGGTCTGCTCCAGCAGCGGCCGCAACTCGGTCGCGATCTCCCACAACTTTCCAGAATCCAGGAGCGCCAGCTCTTCCCGGCGCAGCGGGCGGGCCCTCACGACCGACGCCGCGACCGGCGACAGGTCCGGGGCCGGAATCGGTGTCGGCGCCGATGCCGGGACGGGGGCCTTGGATGGGGCGGAGGAACGCCGGGGTGCCGTAGACGGAGAGGTCTTCCTGCGCGAAGACCGGATGACGCGCTCGGAGGCCCGGGGGACGTCCGGCCGCACCCGGGGCGCGGCGGCGACTGTCCGGGGCTGTGACGTCACGGACTTCAGGGGAACTGCGGGGGCCGGGCGGCGCTCTTCCTCCTGCCACCGGCGGGAGCCCAGGATCTCCTTGAGGTCTTTCAGCTGGGCCCGCTGCTCGCGGGTCTCGCTCGGCGGAGCTCCGGCCGGCTGCTGCCACGCCACGGCGTACAGGTCGGCGGCGAACGCAACTGCGTACCGGCCGTTCGACGGACCGGGGCACGGCCCCTCTCGCGGCCTCTGCTTGGCCAGGACCGCACTGCGTGCCACCGACCGTACGCGTCCGTCACCCCGGTCAGGCTCCGGAGCCTGCATCGGGGCGGTTAGCCTCCCAGGGGGCCGGCAGCGAGCCGGCCTTGGGAGGGGTGGGTCGTGGCTGACGGGCAGGACTGGGAGCAGCGCAACCGGTCCGCGTACGGGATGAGCGCTTGGCGGCAGGCTGTGGCGACCTGCGGGGCGCTGGTGGCGTGGCACGCCGGCTACGACAACCGGGCTGAACCCGGCCCGAGTGGCCCGCGTCCGGGCCGGCCGGACGCGCCCGACGGCGCGCAGTTCACCTCGCAGTGGATGCCCGTCGTCGCGCTGCTGGCCCTCGGGGCGTGCCGTGCGGCCCGTGAGGCGGATGTCCTGGTCGACGACGTCGAGCTGCCGGGCTTGGTCGGCTGGGTCGACGGCGCGGACAGCGGACGCCTGCACCATGGACCGCTGGAGACCGGCGAAGGGCGGGAGCGCACAGAGGCGGGCTGGCTGGAGCTGGTGGGGGACGCGAAGCGCCGGCGCCGGGCCCGCCAAGTTCTCAACGACCACGTCATGGCGCAGATATACGAAGAGGGGGAGCTGGAGGACACCGGTGACGGGACGGAGCCGGCTCTGTTCACGATCGGGGACCGGGCCCGCGCGGTGCGGGCCGCGGGGATCGCGGATCTTGAGCCGGAATGGGCGGGCGCTGTGGACTACGCCCGCGCCCGGATCGACCGGCTCGAGACAGTTCTGCGCGAAGGGATCTGGAGGCCCACCCGCCGGCACAGGGCGTTCGCCGGGATCCTGCACCGTACGCTGGTCGCCACCCCCGACTATCCGAATCTGCCCGACGAGGTGCCCGGTCCCGTGTGGGTGCAGCGGGTGCTGAGGATGCCCCACATCACCTCCACCGTCCGCACCCTCACCGAGCTCCCCGAGTTCGCGATGCTCGGCCCGGAGGGAGAGGCCGCGGACCCGCTGGGCAAGGCGGTCAGCGCCGTCGCGCACAAGGCGGTGCACTCACTGGTGAAGTCGGCAGTCGACCTCGAAAGGCTGTGGGCGGCTCGACCAGCAGAGCAGTCGGTGGCGGTGTGGGAGCGTGCGCACCTTCCCATACCGGTCCGTAAGCAGGTCCTGGCTGTGGAGAAGGTGACGCACGAGCTCGCCATGGTCCTCTTCGACGTCGCCAACCCCGACACCGAGCGGTAGCCGGCCGACGGGCGCACCCGTTCCCACGCAGAGATGAGGCCCTCGGGTGCCGGGTGCCGATGTCTGCAGATCCTGCGGCAGGGAGACTCTGTGGACGAACGCGGGGTACTCCGGATTGCGCTGCTGCAACAGATCCAGCAGCGCGGCACAGAGGGCTGGCTCATCGACATCTCCCAGGCGAAGACGGACGCAGTCGCGGTACTGGCCGACCCGGCGGCTGCCGGGGCCGTCGAAGGCCTCGCCCGACAGCTGTACGCGGAGGGCGAGCTCGATGCCGGGCAGATCACGGCG is a window from the Streptomyces sp. NBC_01244 genome containing:
- a CDS encoding RidA family protein, translating into MTEKITRINPEQLHETPGYHHITVVEAGRTAYLAGQCPLDPNGDLVGSGSLETQVDQVVANAITALAAVSAQPEHVVRSVIYVRSNERDILGAAWRGLTESALGPAFTTASTLLGVTQLGFAGQLVEVDLTVALPD
- a CDS encoding CchlQ, with product MVATLGGGLIAMAGTVLADRLRTRQEHRRGLQARRRDVYTEFIAAAGAAHTELRRLAQHGAEATGLEEASRLALTDARIYEVRERLFLDASARIAAAGQRMFECLRALRRTVAAGASISTPAFHDIYHPYLEAVWAYRQAVRNELEGHALAPADFGWSVWDGRERCAQCGGRPAVTASGSGAGTVRHDRA
- a CDS encoding tetratricopeptide repeat protein, giving the protein MAEEDGPEEIAAAEDRAARWTLRRATAAALHFEAEYGSAADQGDAEGDPDPATAPVGRDRARAWLEEERAQWLGALRHAQSTGRHRQVVDAAEAMHWFSDATMDWELWAEVFRRAADSARALGSTREVAVQLNYLAWARNMCVFDYVGALAAADTALEAAREAGDELQVGWALGYGAGALQRLGRIGEAVTRLRLSVAQFAGLSCGESRLAELTALNALGQVLRLDGRPEEALAIHRRSETLCRAGIPGRPTAVSNSYLALVSQNVGNDLAALGRWSEAEAPLREVLTLRAANPMSFWSETARLELGVVLRHLGRHEEARETLKAAHEALVRLNHPRQLEAAAELSTLESAASTA
- a CDS encoding helix-turn-helix transcriptional regulator; this encodes MGTDTPATGGFGEHLLRLRMDADQSQEELAHAAGVSVRALSNMERGRSRGPQRRTVAALAAALGLDATGTEELERAARRGRPRARRAGGEPAAGSYADTGPAGEADGKPAVGPSEGAGPAGATAPDPAPDPSFRHTLALPRDLRDFTARGPALARLAALAEECDPDRPPVAVVCGQPGLGKTAFAVHAAHTLAPHFPDGQFHLDLHGMDLQPTPVASTP
- a CDS encoding FG-GAP repeat domain-containing protein; its protein translation is MSVPLARSKRGWLAAAVTTVLAVTLGATTLTAPAYAAPFAGGARAADATTTADPIAYPKSSELVGAGVTGFLTTSPTGVTAFRRYTGGIAQGYGGTVYLRSTPTTDFQVFKGGYMITQRNLATNRDFVVAVGSLPGDASWAGAAGDAVFTTVVTEAGTVLRKHVREAPTVTVTGLPADAASVMVTPATHAHAKVTFTQNSLAKWGLLDLATGVFTPGAHVPGVQAVSATHTAWSTAAPTDQGPRVFVADRTTGAVQEAPVPPAPSSGLLQVGLVGDWVVYGQKGGMGLAQPSVHHAITAYNLTTKAMVKVLDHAYELTSAPDGSLYARGGLVGRGEGMYRIASGGDTLKAELVAATGEPTEVAATASAVPPAVLDLDQVNGFTFEWTLSREVSNPKMTVRHVRTGKTHTLTVRPGTTTTTTPVFAWVDNNWDEDVPNGEFTWEMTGEPANGIGPAITAHGTFKVVRKVQPHDFNDNGSPDLLSRDSAGRLWRTDLFYRPIDMQRGIHEAGARTLVGSGWGIYDRIEAAGNLGGTPVGDLLARDKSGVLWLYQGKGTGDFATRVQVGGGWQIYDKITSGSDLTNDGRADALAVDKSGGLWLYTGTGSATKPFLPRKKIGTSWGIYNDVTAVGNTAGGTAGDLVARDKDGVLWLYLGKGDGTLAPRTKIGGGWNAFRPLIAAGDADGDGRPDLMGLGVTSQTPKLYKSTGSWKAPFRTGETMFLKQVDENTSDLVF
- a CDS encoding phosphatidylinositol-specific phospholipase C domain-containing protein, yielding MRTSGTAPRPGADRRARLLRLLALPVLALLVLASVLTAPTGAVAASSKYGNARYHQWSFVTSHNAYANTDMHWPVPPNQSQSIKEQLEGGVRGLMLDTYDPKGTGPVELCHGGTALCYEQFNSALLTVVNFLQKNPQEVVTIFLENYASRETLSKTITDLLDAKGAGKMLFDQNDWGIFSSNWPRLKDMVSANQRLVIFQDSWGDVAAGSGTLMNTWSHTVENRYSYGKGQPFGCESRNDNPLSTNPMPGTTGLTPLFTMNQFSSDNLDPKAYAKIDNGAQLKSRIEKSCRPAAGGRNPNFVAVDHYQLSDNSGLTPVSVVDGLNRDNYVFEPDPAVWTVNDAKQYVSTYGTNRCMVRGEEFPDGSGGLVTQRACANPAPSSHQWTATKPNYDGKGHYWIKAGNGSCLTVPYNNGTPPGDGTQLFWWPCETKWFSGSQLWNVMPTNTDSNGQSHGYYFINQWTGKCLTLDPGTSTAKAGKVTQAACPKR
- a CDS encoding GNAT family N-acetyltransferase, producing MTIHHSSGPTLTIDERDIELDDRLTEELIAFNTAATGVSDRGTFSAKVTDEAGELVAGLTAWTWGTLCGIELLWVRDDSRKDGWGSTILRAAETEAQRRGCDRVAVSTFTFQAPGFYQRHGYVETGRIPGIPGGHADVHLLKSLTGSAPSRQF